A single genomic interval of Paenibacillus macerans harbors:
- a CDS encoding stalk domain-containing protein codes for MQDKIRENQVQPITVGGTTLVQVRPLFEAMGLEVKWDKTSGVSSDGTFKSTDLILASLDATDTLVLTYADGTVVRSLFFDHAPGSKNSLKNIQIGKNNFYISEDQ; via the coding sequence ATCCAAGATAAGATCAGGGAGAATCAGGTACAGCCGATTACGGTCGGGGGTACGACCCTTGTGCAGGTCCGTCCGCTTTTTGAAGCGATGGGACTGGAAGTGAAGTGGGATAAAACCAGCGGAGTATCAAGCGACGGCACGTTCAAGAGCACGGACCTGATCTTGGCCTCACTCGACGCTACGGATACGCTCGTCCTCACCTACGCGGACGGGACCGTCGTCCGCAGCCTTTTCTTCGATCACGCTCCCGGCAGCAAAAATTCGCTCAAGAATATCCAAATCGGGAAAAACAATTTCTATATTTCCGAGGATCAGTAG